A genomic region of Pseudomonas abietaniphila contains the following coding sequences:
- a CDS encoding alpha/beta fold hydrolase, whose protein sequence is MTQPVFFAHANGFPSATYGKLFAALGDEFQVKHLDQHAHDPRFPVTDNWPNLVDELVHHLREQPQPVWGVGHSLGGVLHYHAALRHPELYRGVVMLDSPVLTRFDQWMIRAAKRFGFIDRITPAGRTLGRREVFSDLDAARRYFSGKNLFRRFDPECFEAYLLHGLQPDGEQLRLRFDPATEISIYRSVPHTSPGMARHLRVPLAMVRGEHSDVVRRHHAMSVKSMREGEYLSVPGGHMFPLEHPEDTAQMLKNLFSRWSARSRAANDLLAGQRARA, encoded by the coding sequence ATGACCCAACCTGTGTTTTTCGCTCACGCCAATGGCTTCCCCTCTGCAACCTACGGCAAGTTGTTCGCCGCGCTGGGTGATGAGTTTCAGGTGAAGCACCTGGATCAGCACGCCCATGACCCGCGTTTTCCGGTGACGGATAATTGGCCCAATTTGGTGGACGAGCTGGTTCACCACTTGCGCGAACAGCCGCAGCCGGTGTGGGGTGTGGGGCATTCACTGGGCGGTGTGTTGCATTACCATGCCGCCTTGCGCCATCCCGAGCTGTACCGTGGCGTGGTCATGCTCGACTCACCGGTCCTGACCCGTTTCGACCAATGGATGATCCGTGCCGCCAAGCGGTTTGGCTTCATCGACCGCATTACGCCTGCCGGTCGTACGCTTGGACGCCGCGAAGTGTTCAGCGATCTGGACGCCGCGCGCCGTTACTTTTCTGGGAAAAATTTGTTCCGTCGGTTCGACCCTGAGTGTTTTGAAGCGTATCTGCTGCACGGTTTGCAGCCCGATGGTGAGCAGTTGCGCCTGCGCTTCGATCCGGCCACCGAGATCAGCATTTATCGCAGCGTGCCGCACACCAGCCCTGGAATGGCGCGTCATTTGCGAGTGCCGCTGGCGATGGTCCGCGGCGAGCACAGCGACGTGGTGCGCCGGCATCACGCGATGTCAGTGAAAAGCATGCGCGAAGGCGAGTATCTTTCGGTACCGGGCGGGCACATGTTTCCGCTCGAGCACCCAGAGGATACCGCGCAGATGCTCAAGAACCTGTTCTCTCGCTGGTCCGCTCGCAGTCGCGCCGCCAACGACCTGCTGGCTGGCCAGCGAGCCCGCGCATGA
- a CDS encoding alpha/beta fold hydrolase, whose product MSCSVEEVRLSLPHIELAAHLFGPQDGLPVIALHGWLDNANSFARLAPKLKGLRILALDMAGHGHSDHRPAGAGYGLPDYAHDVLQVAQQMGWERFSLLGHSLGAIVSVIIAGALPERINRLALIDGLIPPLGEPEGAAERMGAALQAQLTQSSKRKPVYADMDRAVEARMKGVVAVSREAAELLAQRGLMPVPGGYTWRSDSRLTLASATRLTRAQALSFVNAVRCPAQLVVAEEGMLAQNKALLESVPFEVTALPGGHHLHLNDEAGASAVADCFNRFFAVP is encoded by the coding sequence ATGAGCTGTTCTGTCGAAGAGGTGCGTTTGAGTCTGCCGCACATCGAGCTGGCGGCGCATTTGTTCGGGCCGCAGGACGGTCTTCCAGTGATTGCCTTGCACGGGTGGCTTGATAACGCCAACAGCTTTGCGCGTCTGGCACCCAAGCTCAAAGGCCTGCGGATTCTGGCACTGGACATGGCGGGCCACGGTCATTCCGATCACCGCCCTGCAGGCGCCGGATACGGCCTGCCGGACTACGCCCACGACGTGTTGCAGGTGGCTCAGCAGATGGGCTGGGAGCGGTTTTCGCTGCTCGGGCATTCATTGGGCGCCATCGTTTCGGTGATCATCGCGGGTGCATTGCCTGAACGCATCAACCGTCTGGCCTTGATCGACGGCCTGATTCCGCCGCTGGGCGAGCCTGAAGGCGCCGCTGAGCGTATGGGCGCGGCGCTGCAGGCGCAACTGACGCAATCGAGCAAGCGCAAACCGGTTTATGCGGACATGGATCGCGCGGTCGAGGCGCGGATGAAAGGCGTGGTCGCGGTCAGTCGCGAGGCGGCCGAATTGCTGGCTCAGCGTGGCTTGATGCCGGTGCCTGGCGGTTACACCTGGCGCAGCGACAGCCGACTGACCCTGGCGTCGGCGACGCGTCTGACCCGCGCTCAGGCGCTGTCCTTCGTCAACGCAGTCCGCTGTCCGGCGCAGCTGGTGGTGGCGGAGGAGGGCATGCTGGCGCAGAACAAAGCGCTGCTGGAGAGTGTGCCGTTCGAGGTGACGGCATTGCCGGGCGGGCATCATCTGCACCTCAATGACGAGGCGGGTGCATCCGCTGTTGCAGACTGTTTCAATCGGTTCTTCGCCGTTCCTTGA
- a CDS encoding DUF4892 domain-containing protein — protein MHLSRALGMLLCLSVYANVSQAADVTGSQDFANLPRPTDAEIVDYRPAAELERNYPMGSIRKISGQLRFDGQVSSRGNATSVTYELPPERSADEAFTAAREALQKQNAQLLFWCQARDCGESSLWANEVFGNSRLYGADSGQAYLLLRLAAPDNDTLVALYSITRGNRRAYLHVEQFQASAPLGELLPTSATLLRELKSSGDLNLPMLTGAPAEPWITLLSRGLNLDSTIRVTLSGAQNDAWRDALVSKGVRAARLESGSAQTSGLTLELIR, from the coding sequence ATGCATTTATCACGTGCGCTGGGGATGCTGCTGTGCCTGTCCGTTTACGCCAATGTCAGTCAGGCGGCGGATGTTACCGGCAGTCAGGACTTTGCCAATCTGCCACGACCGACGGATGCCGAGATCGTCGATTATCGGCCAGCCGCCGAGCTTGAACGTAACTACCCGATGGGCTCCATTCGCAAGATCAGCGGCCAGTTGCGTTTCGATGGCCAGGTCTCGTCGCGGGGCAACGCGACCTCCGTGACCTATGAATTACCGCCTGAACGCTCCGCCGACGAGGCGTTTACCGCTGCCCGTGAAGCGTTGCAGAAGCAGAACGCCCAGCTGTTGTTCTGGTGCCAGGCGCGTGACTGTGGTGAAAGCAGCCTGTGGGCCAACGAGGTGTTCGGCAATTCCAGGCTCTACGGTGCCGACAGCGGGCAGGCGTATTTACTGCTGCGCCTTGCCGCACCGGACAACGACACCCTGGTCGCGCTGTACAGCATCACGCGGGGTAATCGCCGGGCGTATCTGCACGTTGAGCAATTTCAGGCCAGCGCGCCGCTCGGGGAGTTGCTGCCCACGTCGGCGACCCTGCTGCGGGAGCTGAAAAGCTCGGGCGATTTGAACCTGCCCATGCTCACTGGTGCACCCGCCGAGCCGTGGATCACGTTGTTGTCACGTGGACTTAACCTGGACAGCACGATTCGCGTGACGCTCTCCGGCGCGCAGAACGATGCCTGGCGCGATGCGCTGGTCAGCAAAGGCGTTCGCGCGGCGCGGCTGGAGTCGGGCAGTGCACAGACGTCGGGACTGACCCTTGAACTGATTCGCTGA
- a CDS encoding AI-2E family transporter, translating into MLNNDRLLVQILLLALLGACLWVMAPFWSALFWGAVLAFASWPLMRLLTRALKGRESLAAGILTLGWMLLVAAPLVWLGFNLADHVRDATAFVKDVQVDGLPDPPTWLASIPFVGERLVGYWTTIDQQGAAMLASVKPYLGQVGNWLLARSAQIGGGILELTLSLVFVFFFYRDGPRLAAFVLSLLERLIGDRAQYYVDLVAGTVQRVVNGVIGTAAAQAVLALIGFLIAGVPGALVLGIGTFLLSLVPMGPPLIWIPATAWLAWKGEYGMAIFLGLWGTFIVSGVDNVLKPYLISRGGNLPLVIVLLGVFGGLLAFGFIGLFIGPTLLAVAYSLLLDWVGDSRARQLPK; encoded by the coding sequence ATGCTCAATAACGATCGCCTGTTGGTGCAGATTCTTCTGCTGGCGTTGCTCGGTGCGTGTTTGTGGGTGATGGCTCCCTTCTGGTCGGCGCTGTTCTGGGGCGCAGTGCTGGCGTTTGCCAGTTGGCCGCTGATGCGCCTGTTGACCCGTGCGCTCAAAGGACGCGAGTCGCTCGCGGCAGGCATCCTCACCCTGGGGTGGATGCTGCTGGTGGCGGCACCGCTGGTGTGGCTGGGTTTCAACCTGGCGGATCATGTGCGCGACGCCACGGCCTTCGTGAAGGACGTGCAGGTCGACGGACTGCCAGATCCACCGACCTGGCTGGCCAGCATTCCCTTTGTCGGCGAACGGCTGGTGGGGTACTGGACGACGATCGACCAGCAGGGCGCGGCCATGCTGGCCAGCGTCAAACCGTATCTGGGACAGGTCGGCAACTGGCTGCTGGCGCGCAGCGCGCAGATCGGCGGCGGCATTCTCGAACTGACCCTGAGCCTGGTGTTCGTGTTCTTTTTCTATCGCGACGGGCCGCGTCTGGCAGCATTCGTGCTCAGCCTGCTGGAGCGGCTGATCGGTGATCGCGCGCAGTACTACGTCGATCTGGTGGCCGGGACCGTACAACGCGTGGTCAACGGGGTGATCGGCACGGCGGCGGCTCAGGCGGTGCTGGCGTTGATCGGTTTTCTGATCGCGGGTGTGCCCGGTGCGCTGGTGCTGGGGATCGGGACCTTTCTGCTGAGTCTGGTGCCGATGGGCCCGCCGCTGATCTGGATTCCGGCCACGGCCTGGCTGGCCTGGAAGGGTGAGTACGGGATGGCGATCTTCCTCGGCTTGTGGGGGACGTTCATCGTCAGCGGCGTCGATAACGTGCTCAAGCCTTACCTGATCAGCCGCGGCGGCAACCTGCCGTTGGTGATCGTGCTGTTAGGCGTGTTCGGTGGCTTGCTGGCGTTCGGCTTCATCGGTCTGTTCATCGGTCCGACGTTGCTGGCAGTGGCCTACAGCTTGTTGCTCGATTGGGTGGGTGACAGTCGGGCGCGGCAATTGCCGAAGTAG
- the xopAW gene encoding XopAW family type III secretion system calcium-binding effector → MITGVSGSSSYSSYVSSSSTTSTTNSKKFADELLKKLDTNGDGSIDKDELSSALTSDSKGGITVSLSKAFSDLDSNDDDSLDADELASMTPLPPPPMQTDAGSAADEAQDLLSALDTDGDGNVSSDELTAALSSSDSSADSTQVFDALDTNQDGNVSLDELTASLQTQQPPPPPPAQDSSDLFSSLDSDGDGSITADELTAAMTPDSSRQQQTTTQATEALNRMVAALSDRYNLNSSATAGKYVSTSA, encoded by the coding sequence ATGATCACAGGCGTCAGCGGCAGCAGCAGTTATTCCAGTTACGTCAGCTCAAGCAGTACAACCAGCACCACAAACAGCAAGAAGTTCGCCGACGAATTGCTGAAGAAACTCGACACCAACGGCGACGGCAGCATCGACAAGGACGAATTGAGTTCGGCCCTGACGTCTGATTCCAAAGGCGGCATCACCGTCAGCTTGAGCAAAGCGTTCAGTGACCTCGACAGTAATGACGACGACAGTCTGGATGCCGACGAACTGGCGTCAATGACCCCACTGCCACCGCCTCCCATGCAGACGGACGCAGGCTCCGCCGCCGATGAAGCGCAGGACCTGCTCAGCGCCCTGGACACCGACGGTGATGGCAATGTCAGCAGTGACGAACTGACCGCCGCGCTGAGCAGCTCGGACAGCAGCGCCGACAGCACCCAAGTGTTCGATGCGCTGGACACCAACCAGGACGGCAACGTCAGCCTCGACGAACTGACCGCCAGCCTGCAGACACAGCAACCGCCGCCTCCACCGCCCGCGCAGGATTCCAGCGATCTGTTCAGCAGCTTGGACAGTGACGGCGACGGCAGCATCACCGCCGACGAATTGACCGCCGCGATGACGCCCGACAGCAGCCGCCAGCAACAGACCACGACGCAGGCCACTGAAGCCTTGAACCGCATGGTCGCGGCGTTGAGCGATCGCTATAACCTCAACAGCAGCGCGACGGCCGGTAAATACGTCAGTACGTCTGCCTGA
- a CDS encoding sensor histidine kinase: MIRSADTLFARLFGGALLAIILAHLLAFAWFHYYGPKMPPPDARWESGQSGHPPQPPPPARQDGTLADSAMDALRPPPPPPGRPPILGVPFIPLLFQLISLVIAAWFGAKALSRPIRRMSEAAERLSENLDSLPLSLNGPREARQAALTFNLMQERIREQVQQRGRMLAAVSHDLRTPLARLKLRVEQIEEPKLHGQMTQDLNDMIAMLDATLTYLNEQRTSEALQYFDVQALIESLTENAQDNGDDVQASGTCRPLKSQPMALRSCLNNLIDNALRYAGHARVMIEDASDRLVVRVVDSGPGIPANLREAVFEPFYRVEGSRNRNSGGVGIGMTIAREAARRMGGDLRLEETPGGGLTAVLDLPRI, translated from the coding sequence TTGATCCGCTCCGCCGACACACTGTTTGCCCGATTGTTCGGGGGTGCGCTGCTGGCGATCATCCTGGCACACCTGCTCGCCTTCGCCTGGTTTCACTACTACGGGCCGAAGATGCCACCGCCCGACGCGCGCTGGGAGTCCGGGCAATCCGGGCATCCCCCGCAACCACCGCCTCCTGCCCGGCAGGACGGCACGCTTGCAGACAGCGCGATGGACGCCTTGCGCCCGCCACCACCCCCGCCCGGACGCCCGCCGATTCTGGGGGTTCCGTTTATTCCCCTGCTGTTTCAACTGATCAGCCTGGTGATCGCCGCCTGGTTCGGCGCCAAGGCACTGAGCCGGCCGATCCGTCGCATGAGCGAGGCAGCGGAGCGCCTCAGTGAAAACCTCGACAGCCTGCCGCTGTCGCTCAATGGTCCGCGCGAAGCCCGTCAGGCGGCCCTGACCTTTAACCTCATGCAGGAACGCATCCGCGAACAGGTACAACAACGTGGGCGCATGCTCGCCGCCGTTTCCCATGATCTGCGCACACCGTTGGCGCGGCTGAAGTTGCGCGTCGAGCAAATCGAAGAGCCCAAGCTGCACGGGCAGATGACCCAGGATCTGAACGACATGATCGCCATGCTCGACGCGACCCTGACCTACCTGAACGAGCAGCGCACCAGCGAAGCCCTGCAGTACTTCGATGTGCAGGCCTTGATCGAATCGCTCACCGAAAACGCTCAGGACAATGGCGACGACGTGCAGGCCAGCGGCACGTGTCGCCCCCTCAAATCGCAGCCCATGGCCCTGCGGTCCTGCCTGAACAACCTGATCGACAACGCACTGCGCTACGCGGGGCACGCCAGGGTGATGATTGAAGACGCCAGCGACCGCCTGGTGGTGCGCGTGGTCGACAGTGGCCCCGGTATTCCTGCCAACCTGCGCGAAGCGGTGTTTGAGCCTTTTTACCGGGTCGAAGGCTCGCGCAACCGTAATTCGGGCGGCGTCGGCATTGGCATGACCATCGCCCGCGAAGCGGCCCGACGCATGGGCGGCGACCTTCGCCTGGAAGAGACACCGGGCGGCGGTCTGACAGCCGTGCTGGACCTGCCACGAATCTGA
- a CDS encoding response regulator — translation MQTTSDSNTANAQADERRWTTRALIVDDDVPIRELLCDYLARFNIQSTGVTDGNAMREALAEETYDVVVLDLMLPGEDGLSLCRWLRSSSDIPILMLTARCEPTDRIIGLELGADDYMAKPFEPRELVARIQTILRRVRDDRTEERTTLRFDNWRLNSVLRQLTAPDGLVVPLSNAEFRLLRVFLERPRRVLNREQLLDAARGRSIEAFDRSIDLLVSRLRQKLGDDPKSPQLIKTVRGEGYMFDARDIG, via the coding sequence ATGCAGACAACCTCAGACAGCAATACCGCCAACGCACAGGCTGACGAGCGCCGATGGACCACCCGCGCGCTGATCGTCGATGACGATGTCCCCATCCGCGAATTGCTGTGCGATTACCTGGCACGCTTCAATATCCAGAGCACCGGCGTGACCGATGGCAACGCCATGCGAGAAGCACTGGCAGAAGAAACCTACGACGTCGTCGTGCTGGACCTGATGCTGCCGGGCGAAGACGGCCTGTCACTGTGCCGCTGGCTGCGCAGTTCGTCGGATATTCCCATCCTGATGCTGACCGCCCGTTGCGAACCCACCGATCGCATCATCGGTCTGGAACTGGGAGCCGACGACTACATGGCCAAGCCGTTCGAGCCCCGTGAGCTGGTGGCCCGGATCCAGACCATCCTGCGCCGCGTCCGTGACGACCGCACCGAAGAACGCACCACCTTGCGTTTCGACAACTGGCGCCTGAACAGCGTATTGCGCCAGTTGACCGCGCCGGACGGGCTGGTCGTGCCGCTCTCCAACGCCGAGTTCCGGTTGCTGCGGGTCTTCCTGGAACGCCCGCGTCGCGTCCTCAACCGCGAGCAATTGCTGGATGCTGCACGTGGCCGCTCGATCGAAGCGTTCGATCGCAGCATCGACCTGCTGGTGTCGCGCCTCAGGCAAAAACTCGGTGACGACCCCAAGTCCCCGCAACTGATCAAGACCGTACGTGGCGAAGGCTATATGTTCGACGCCAGGGATATTGGTTGA
- the kdpF gene encoding K(+)-transporting ATPase subunit F — translation MSVLDGVSLLLAAGLFVYLLVALLRAGRVEE, via the coding sequence ATGAGCGTTCTGGATGGGGTGTCACTGCTGTTGGCGGCAGGGTTGTTCGTGTACTTGCTGGTCGCGCTGCTGCGTGCCGGCCGGGTCGAGGAGTGA
- the kdpA gene encoding potassium-transporting ATPase subunit KdpA, protein MHSYDYLLILAFFALVLLPAPLLGRFYYNVMEGNRTFLTPVMGPVERVCYRLSGVDPKVEQNWKTYTLALLAFNLAGFVALFAILLFQGALPLNPQGLPGMEWSLAFNTAMSFVTNTNWQSYSGEASLSYLSQMAGLTVQNFVSAATGIAVLVAFCRGIGRRSTQNLGNFWTDMTRATLYGLLPLCIIMALFLVWQGVPQTFAHYVDAITLQGADQTIPLGPAASQIAIKQLGTNGGGFFGVNSAHPFENPTAWSNLFELVSIILIPVALVFTFGHYVKDMRQSRAIVACMFVLFLIGGATALWAEYQSNPALNIASVEQTAPMEGKETRFGTTATVLWATATTAASNGSVNGMHDSLNPLTGMVALANMMVGEVIFGGVGAGLYGMLLNVLIAVFLAGLMIGRTPEYLGKKLQAREVKLLVATLIVMPVGVLVFGALAASLPGPAGAVSNPGAHGFSQLLYTYTSATANNGSAFGGFSANTLFHNLMLSLSMFIGRFGYILPVLALAGSLAAKKTAPLGQNSFPTHGPLFVTLLTVTILLVGGLTFLPTLALGPIAEHLSLGF, encoded by the coding sequence ATGCACAGTTATGACTATCTGCTGATTCTGGCCTTCTTCGCGCTGGTGCTGCTGCCCGCGCCACTGCTGGGCCGTTTTTATTACAACGTCATGGAAGGCAACCGCACGTTTCTAACCCCGGTCATGGGTCCGGTCGAGCGCGTGTGTTATCGCCTGTCGGGCGTCGACCCCAAGGTCGAGCAAAACTGGAAAACCTACACACTGGCCCTGCTGGCGTTCAACCTGGCGGGTTTTGTCGCGTTGTTTGCGATCTTGCTGTTCCAGGGCGCCTTGCCGCTTAACCCCCAAGGCTTGCCGGGGATGGAGTGGTCGCTGGCGTTCAACACGGCGATGAGTTTCGTCACCAACACCAACTGGCAGAGCTACAGCGGCGAAGCCTCGCTGAGCTACCTCAGCCAGATGGCCGGGCTGACCGTTCAGAACTTCGTCAGTGCGGCCACGGGTATTGCGGTGCTGGTTGCGTTTTGCCGGGGCATCGGTCGTCGTTCGACACAGAATCTCGGTAACTTCTGGACCGACATGACCCGTGCGACCCTTTATGGGCTGCTGCCGTTGTGCATCATCATGGCGCTGTTTCTGGTCTGGCAGGGCGTGCCACAGACGTTCGCTCACTATGTCGACGCTATAACCCTGCAAGGCGCCGACCAGACTATTCCACTGGGCCCGGCTGCCAGCCAGATCGCGATCAAGCAACTGGGTACCAACGGCGGTGGCTTCTTCGGGGTCAACTCGGCGCATCCGTTCGAGAACCCGACCGCGTGGAGCAACCTGTTCGAACTGGTGTCGATCATCCTGATCCCGGTAGCGCTGGTGTTCACCTTCGGCCACTACGTCAAAGACATGCGTCAGAGCCGCGCCATCGTGGCCTGCATGTTCGTGCTGTTCCTGATCGGTGGTGCGACTGCGCTGTGGGCTGAATACCAATCCAACCCCGCGCTGAACATTGCATCGGTCGAGCAGACCGCGCCGATGGAAGGCAAGGAAACCCGCTTCGGCACCACCGCGACAGTGCTCTGGGCGACGGCCACAACAGCCGCATCCAACGGTTCGGTCAACGGCATGCATGACAGCCTTAACCCGCTGACCGGCATGGTCGCCCTGGCGAACATGATGGTCGGTGAGGTGATCTTTGGCGGCGTCGGTGCCGGTCTCTACGGCATGTTGTTGAACGTGCTGATCGCGGTGTTCCTGGCCGGTCTGATGATTGGCCGTACCCCGGAATACCTGGGCAAGAAGCTGCAGGCGCGAGAGGTGAAGCTGCTGGTCGCGACCCTGATCGTGATGCCGGTCGGCGTGTTGGTGTTCGGTGCGCTGGCGGCCTCGTTGCCAGGCCCGGCGGGTGCTGTGAGCAACCCGGGTGCCCACGGTTTCAGTCAGTTGCTTTACACCTACACCTCGGCCACGGCCAACAACGGCTCGGCGTTCGGCGGTTTCAGCGCCAACACCCTGTTCCACAACCTGATGCTCAGCCTGTCGATGTTCATCGGCCGCTTCGGCTACATCCTGCCGGTGCTGGCGTTGGCGGGCAGTCTGGCGGCGAAGAAGACGGCGCCTCTGGGCCAGAACAGCTTCCCGACCCATGGCCCGCTGTTCGTCACACTGCTGACCGTGACCATCCTGCTGGTGGGCGGCCTGACTTTCCTGCCGACCCTGGCGTTGGGCCCGATCGCCGAACACTTGAGCCTGGGCTTCTGA
- the kdpB gene encoding potassium-transporting ATPase subunit KdpB, translating into MQAPVTKSPATSADQQPTAAPVKTGFADLWRPALIQAFVKLDPRQLQRAPVMLVVELTAILTTILCLIPNPAVPTFVAVQIAVWLWFTVLFANFAEALAEGRGKARADSLKAGTEGLKARLQGATGGFLMVNASTLRKGDVVRVEAGELIPGDGEVIEGIAAVNEAAITGESAPVIRESGGDRSAVTGNTRLVSDWLLVRISANPGESTLDRMIALVEGAKRQKTPNEVALDILLIGLTLIFLLVVVTLQPFAHFAGGNLPLVFLVALLVTLIPTTIGGLLSAIGIAGMDRLVRLNVIAKSGRAVEAAGDVHVLLLDKTGTITFGNRRCAAVYAAPGITAKELGEGALLASLADDTAEGKSIVEYLRALHPMIEPAPSQLTAVPFSAETRLSGVDYDGRVYRKGAVDSLLKFLGRDRSDLPLTLSREIDKIAKTGGTPLLVCGDGKLLGAIHLKDVVKPGIRERFEELRKLGIRTVMVTGDNPLTAAAIAAEAGVDDVLAEATPEKKLERIRQEQNDGRLVAMCGDGANDAPALAQADVGMAMNDGTQAAREAANMVDLDSDPTKLLDVVQIGKELLVTRGALTTFSIANDVAKYFAILPALFAAIYPQLGVLNVMHLASPQSAILSAIVFNALIIVVLIPLALRGVRVQAASAAHLLRRNLLIYGLGGIVVPFVGIKLIDMLLTGLHLV; encoded by the coding sequence ATGCAAGCTCCTGTAACAAAGAGTCCTGCCACAAGCGCCGACCAACAGCCGACTGCCGCACCGGTCAAGACCGGCTTTGCAGATCTCTGGCGTCCGGCGTTGATCCAGGCGTTCGTCAAACTCGATCCGCGCCAGTTGCAGCGCGCGCCGGTGATGCTGGTCGTTGAACTGACGGCCATTCTCACTACGATTCTGTGCCTGATCCCCAACCCGGCCGTGCCGACGTTCGTTGCGGTACAGATTGCCGTCTGGCTGTGGTTCACCGTGTTGTTCGCCAACTTTGCCGAAGCCTTGGCCGAAGGTCGCGGCAAGGCTCGCGCTGACAGCCTCAAGGCCGGTACTGAAGGCCTGAAAGCGCGTTTGCAAGGCGCCACTGGCGGCTTTCTGATGGTCAATGCCAGCACCCTGCGCAAGGGTGATGTGGTGCGCGTCGAAGCGGGGGAGTTGATCCCCGGTGACGGTGAGGTCATCGAAGGCATTGCCGCCGTCAACGAAGCAGCGATCACGGGCGAATCCGCGCCGGTGATCCGCGAGTCAGGCGGCGATCGCTCGGCGGTCACCGGCAACACGCGTCTGGTGTCTGACTGGCTGCTGGTGCGCATCAGCGCCAACCCTGGCGAGTCGACCCTGGACCGCATGATTGCGTTGGTAGAAGGCGCCAAACGCCAAAAGACTCCCAACGAAGTCGCGCTGGACATCCTGCTGATCGGCTTGACCCTGATCTTCCTGCTGGTGGTGGTGACCCTGCAGCCATTCGCCCATTTCGCAGGCGGCAACCTGCCGCTGGTGTTCCTGGTCGCGCTGCTGGTCACGCTGATTCCGACCACCATCGGCGGCCTGCTGTCGGCCATCGGTATCGCCGGGATGGACCGTCTGGTGCGCCTGAACGTCATCGCCAAATCCGGCCGTGCGGTTGAAGCAGCGGGCGACGTCCATGTGCTGCTGCTGGACAAGACCGGCACCATCACCTTCGGTAACCGTCGTTGCGCAGCGGTGTACGCAGCGCCTGGGATCACCGCCAAAGAGCTGGGTGAGGGCGCATTGCTGGCGTCGCTGGCTGACGACACAGCGGAAGGTAAATCGATTGTCGAGTACCTGCGTGCGCTGCACCCGATGATCGAGCCGGCGCCGAGCCAGCTGACTGCGGTGCCATTCAGCGCCGAAACCCGATTGTCGGGCGTCGACTACGACGGTCGGGTGTATCGCAAAGGTGCTGTGGATTCGCTGCTCAAATTCCTGGGCCGTGATCGCAGCGATCTGCCGCTGACCCTGTCGCGGGAAATCGACAAGATCGCCAAGACCGGCGGCACGCCGTTGCTGGTGTGCGGCGACGGCAAATTGCTGGGCGCCATTCACCTCAAGGACGTGGTCAAGCCGGGTATTCGTGAGCGTTTCGAAGAGTTGCGCAAACTGGGCATTCGCACCGTCATGGTGACCGGTGACAACCCGCTCACCGCCGCTGCGATCGCTGCCGAGGCCGGTGTTGACGACGTGCTGGCCGAGGCCACCCCAGAGAAGAAACTGGAGCGCATTCGTCAGGAGCAGAACGACGGTCGTCTGGTGGCGATGTGTGGCGACGGTGCCAACGACGCCCCGGCGCTGGCTCAGGCCGACGTCGGCATGGCGATGAACGATGGTACGCAAGCGGCCCGCGAGGCGGCCAACATGGTCGACCTGGACAGCGATCCGACCAAGCTGCTGGACGTGGTCCAGATCGGCAAGGAATTGCTGGTCACCCGAGGCGCACTGACGACCTTCTCGATTGCGAACGACGTGGCCAAGTATTTCGCGATTCTGCCGGCGCTGTTCGCGGCCATCTACCCGCAGTTGGGCGTGCTGAACGTCATGCACCTGGCCAGCCCGCAGAGCGCGATTCTCTCGGCCATCGTGTTCAACGCATTGATCATCGTCGTGCTGATTCCGTTGGCGCTGCGTGGCGTGCGGGTTCAGGCGGCCAGCGCCGCGCACCTGCTGCGTCGCAACCTGCTGATCTACGGTCTGGGCGGCATCGTCGTACCGTTTGTGGGCATCAAGCTGATCGACATGCTGCTCACCGGGCTGCATCTGGTTTAA
- the kdpC gene encoding potassium-transporting ATPase subunit KdpC, giving the protein MSSVLRPAVSLIVLMTLITGVAYPLVVTGVAQVAFPEQANGSLVYDDQDKVRGSELIAQNFTGEGWFHSRPSAGAYATVSSGASNLSPSNPALATRITDDATKEKVDNQGPVPLNLLTTSGSGLDPHLSPDAAEYQVARIAAARNLPRDSVQKLIAANTYSPLIGPPVVNVLALNQSLEALPSQSR; this is encoded by the coding sequence ATGTCCAGTGTATTGCGTCCGGCTGTGAGCCTGATCGTTCTGATGACCCTGATCACCGGCGTGGCTTATCCGCTGGTGGTCACCGGGGTCGCCCAGGTCGCGTTCCCGGAACAGGCCAACGGCAGCCTGGTGTATGACGATCAGGATAAGGTCCGGGGATCGGAACTGATCGCCCAGAATTTCACCGGAGAAGGGTGGTTCCATTCGCGTCCGTCAGCGGGCGCCTATGCGACCGTCTCCAGCGGTGCGAGCAACCTGTCGCCGAGCAACCCTGCCTTGGCGACGCGGATCACCGATGATGCGACCAAAGAGAAGGTTGATAATCAAGGGCCCGTGCCGTTGAACCTGCTGACCACCTCGGGCAGTGGTCTTGACCCGCATCTTTCTCCTGACGCGGCGGAATATCAGGTTGCGCGGATCGCGGCAGCCCGTAATCTGCCACGCGATTCGGTGCAAAAGCTGATTGCGGCCAACACCTACAGCCCGCTGATCGGGCCGCCGGTGGTGAACGTCCTGGCTTTGAATCAGAGCCTGGAAGCGCTACCGTCACAGTCAAGATAA